A single Harpia harpyja isolate bHarHar1 chromosome 6, bHarHar1 primary haplotype, whole genome shotgun sequence DNA region contains:
- the PVALB gene encoding parvalbumin alpha codes for MAMTDVLSAEDIKKAVGAFSAAESFNYKKFFEMVGLKKKSPEDVKKVFHILDKDRSGFIEEEELKFVLKGFTPDGRDLSDKETKALLAAGDKDGDGKIGADEFATMVAES; via the exons ATGGCTATGACTGACGTGCTCAGCGCTGAGGATATCAAGAAGGCTGTGGGAGCCTTTTCAG CGGCTGAATCTTTTAACTACAAGAAGTTTTTCGAGATGGTAGGACTGAAAAAGAAGAGCCCAGAAGATGTGAAAAAGGTTTTCCATATTCTTGATAAAGATCGAAGTGGCTTCATTGAAGAGGAAGAATTAAA GTTTGTACTGAAGGGCTTTACCCCAGATGGAAGAGACCTATCAGACAAAGAAACGAAAGCTCTTCTGGCTGCTGGAGATAAGGACGGTGATGGTAAAATCGGCGCTGATG